From a region of the candidate division KSB1 bacterium genome:
- a CDS encoding M28 family peptidase — protein MDSARRVWACIGGLVLAWVAILFSVSCSAGPPRFDEKNAYQYLLRQCEFGPRVPGSEGHRACLAFLKQELSKYADRVIEQQFQHTFGAERRAALMTNLIANFWSQKTKRVLLCAHWDTRPWADYDPDPRNRRTPVLGANDGASGVAVLLEIARLLKEHEPRYGVDIVLFDAEDCGQEGDEQSWAVGARYFSRTIAPGYRPVFGILLDMVGDRDLEIYIEQTSYDNAREVVELVWTRAQQLGVTEFIRRPKYRLVDDHLPLLDVGIRCIDIIDYDYPYWHTLQDTPDKCSAESLGKVGRVVVDVLYR, from the coding sequence GTGGACAGCGCAAGGCGAGTGTGGGCTTGTATTGGTGGATTGGTGCTCGCTTGGGTGGCGATTCTGTTCTCCGTGAGCTGCAGTGCGGGTCCGCCGCGATTTGACGAGAAGAACGCATACCAGTACCTCCTTCGCCAGTGCGAATTTGGGCCTCGTGTCCCTGGTTCCGAGGGCCACCGCGCCTGCTTGGCCTTCCTCAAACAGGAGCTAAGCAAGTACGCGGACAGGGTTATCGAGCAGCAGTTTCAGCACACGTTCGGCGCTGAGCGTCGGGCTGCCCTCATGACCAACCTGATCGCCAACTTTTGGAGCCAAAAGACAAAACGCGTCCTACTGTGCGCCCATTGGGACACGCGGCCATGGGCGGACTATGACCCAGATCCGCGCAACCGTCGCACGCCTGTGTTGGGAGCGAATGACGGAGCCTCGGGTGTGGCGGTGCTCCTGGAAATTGCACGGCTGCTCAAGGAGCACGAACCTCGCTACGGTGTGGACATCGTGCTTTTCGACGCCGAAGACTGCGGCCAGGAGGGCGACGAGCAAAGCTGGGCGGTGGGCGCCAGGTACTTCTCGCGCACCATCGCTCCGGGATACCGTCCGGTCTTTGGCATTCTCCTGGACATGGTGGGGGACCGTGACCTGGAGATTTACATCGAACAAACCTCCTATGACAACGCCCGAGAGGTCGTTGAGCTCGTATGGACCCGCGCTCAACAATTGGGCGTGACCGAATTCATCCGTCGTCCCAAGTATCGCCTGGTGGATGACCACCTGCCCCTCCTCGACGTGGGCATTCGCTGCATCGACATCATTGACTACGACTACCCCTATTGGCACACCCTCCAGGATACTCCAGACAAGTGCAGCGCCGAAAGCCTGGGCAAGGTGGGCCGGGTAGTGGTGGACGTGCTCTATCGTTGA
- the prmA gene encoding 50S ribosomal protein L11 methyltransferase, with amino-acid sequence MDRRVPEPAWYELHVPAPPAVRDIIVAFLAEAGTTGCQELDDTIVAYFEGKAPRRIARSLWQLMRGLGCTLAPQELRIHRVVNQNWAETWKSFVGPVQVSPRIVICPTWAPAPRPEGGVLIWLDPGMAFGSGHHATTRGMLLLLEEYVAPGQIALDVGTGSGILAIAACKLGAGEVFACDTDLGAVPIARDNARRNQVEGQIHLWVGSVDACRGRSYDLITANITAQALLPLIADLRRLLCRQGVLLLSGILAQEEEVFARALADESLRTVKRLQIEEWVSLVAVPGS; translated from the coding sequence ATGGACCGTAGAGTGCCAGAGCCGGCCTGGTATGAACTGCACGTGCCGGCACCTCCTGCGGTGCGCGACATCATCGTTGCCTTTCTGGCGGAGGCGGGCACCACTGGCTGCCAGGAGCTGGACGACACTATTGTCGCTTATTTCGAAGGAAAGGCACCGCGCCGAATAGCTAGATCCCTGTGGCAGCTGATGCGGGGTTTGGGATGCACGCTTGCCCCGCAAGAACTCCGCATACACAGAGTCGTGAACCAGAACTGGGCGGAGACATGGAAGTCGTTCGTGGGGCCGGTGCAGGTTTCGCCGCGCATTGTCATTTGTCCAACCTGGGCCCCTGCACCACGGCCTGAAGGGGGCGTGCTCATCTGGCTCGACCCTGGCATGGCCTTCGGGAGCGGTCACCATGCCACCACCCGGGGGATGCTGCTGCTCTTGGAAGAGTACGTCGCGCCAGGGCAGATCGCCCTCGATGTGGGCACAGGGAGCGGGATCCTGGCAATCGCAGCGTGCAAGCTGGGTGCAGGCGAGGTGTTTGCCTGCGATACGGACCTCGGGGCGGTTCCGATTGCCAGAGACAATGCCAGGCGCAACCAGGTGGAAGGTCAGATACACCTGTGGGTGGGCAGCGTCGATGCCTGCAGGGGCAGGAGCTATGACCTCATCACTGCCAATATCACTGCGCAAGCGCTATTGCCCCTTATAGCTGATCTCCGGCGACTCCTTTGTCGCCAGGGCGTGCTCCTCCTTTCCGGCATCCTTGCGCAGGAGGAGGAGGTATTTGCCCGTGCACTGGCCGACGAGAGCTTGCGCACAGTCAAACGACTGCAGATCGAAGAGTGGGTCAGTCTGGTTGCAGTGCCTGGCTCGTAG